The DNA sequence ATGACCACAAATGATAGTTTACTTGTTAcctgatggtgatggtggttacTTGAACATTTCCTAAGCTTTCATCATCTAGTTTTGGTGAGGCTAACCAGCTATGTAGGCAAAATGAGCAGGCTCATGAGATGAACGCTAGCTAGCTTAGGTTAAGAAAACAAATGGACTGCTTGTGATATTGCTGGCTTGGTGAACAACACAATAGCAAGCTGGTAACGGGAGCCTTTAGCCAACTAGTGATTCCGATGGCTAACTTCGTGCACAAAAGGGGTGTTCCAGTGTTACCCTAAAAGGCTGATGTGAGTGCACGTTTTTGTTTCGACCCCGAATTATGACACCCGACTCAACTAATGAACTGATCATGGTTTTTAGTCAAGACCAAGATGAATAAAATCAGCTGTAAATAGTGCTAACGTGTTGCTAACTAGGTAACAGTTTAAATAACTAGGCTAAAATGGGTAACATTTCACAGCTAGTTAGTTGGCTCAGTACTTAGTTGGATCGGTGGTCGGCTGTGATTTATCTGgcaatcaaagtaaaaataaacgGAATTGTAACGCCCATTTCATCACACAATTAATCGAGCAGTGAGGTCTGcaagtgtttggacagtgacacagtttctTGATGGGCCGTCATTCCTGCCGCCTTGAGCAaatatgtacatccatatcggttgcactgtgtaggaattacagcccttaaAGTTGTGTCTCTGTCAATATACTTGCGGaccttactgtatgtgtacGGAACTGCTGTTTTCCGCAGGTATTGCGGTTATGACAGTAAAATCACATGACGGAGAAAATGTTATAGTTAGGcatttgtaatgaaaaatgcAATCACCAAAAATCAGTCAGATGGTATGTATAGTCATTGTCTCTCGcagggtcggggggggggggggaggcactACCTTCATGGAAATGTGTCCACTCTTATTAAGGTTTCTTAAATTGTTTAGCTTCCAAACTGGCAAAAGACATGCATGGATTTTTGtcagattattttttttcccatccCTAAACCGTGATGATACTTTTTTTCACTGTCTGTCCTATGTTTTCTGCTTGCTGTTTTCCCCTCAGTGAAAACCTGGTGCGAGTTTAAATCCACCGAAGCCTGGCTTTTGAAtcggaagtgtgtgtgtgtgtgcgtgtgaacgaGAGAAAAATCAAATCTACATTTGCCTTGGTGActttgggagaggaggaggaatgaGATGAGAGTCAATAATcctgtctgtgttttttaaCTTTCAGCCTTGCATTGTTCTCGGAAAGTTGTGTACCTGTTGCAAATTCCTTGAACTTTGGCAACTTTGGGAACCCGCTGCTTTTTGGCCCCGCCTCTTTGCGGTTGGCCCAGATTAAGACCCAGTTGGCCCTGCACCAGCTCGGCGCGGTCGCCCCCGGTAACAGCGGCGTGCCGGCTCTGTCCTTGCTGAACCTGCTCAAGGTCACCATGTCCCATCCCTTGTACAACCCGCGGGGGGTGCCCTTCTCCGCGCAGAGGCCGGTCGTGTCCGGCCAGTACGGCGTGAACACGCAGTCCGTTCTCGACATGGCGGGCGCGCGCCTGGGCCCCGCGGCCGGGCTAATGCCGCTGATGTCCCAGCCCATGGGCTACCCGCTGGCCCAGCggccccccccggccctgccGCAGGACATGGAGTCCACCATAGACATGCACATCCGCGGAGCTCGGGAGGAAGTCCGGCTGCTCAACCAGATGATGCACCACCAGAAGATGGTGGACCCCCGCCTGAGGAAGGAGCCCAGGGAAGAGGCGCTGTCTCAGGGGCCCGGCTTCCCCCCGCCGAGGGTGCCCGGCATACAAGACGAGCAATCCACTATGGACTGGTCCAACTACCAGAACCCAAACAAGCTCTTCGCCCCGCAAGTGATGGCCCAGCCATCCCCTCCTGCCCAGTTGTTCCCACCCTCTGGGTTTGGGACCCCTTCCGGGGGCGGCAGAAGGAGTGCCGAGAGCCAGCCTCCTCCGGCGTCCGTCCCCGCCGAACGCCGGCAGTCTCGCTACACCTCGGAGAGCGCCAGCAGCATCCTGGCCAGTTTTGGACTTTCCAACGAGGACCTGGAACTCCTCAGCCACTACCCGGACGAGCAGCTGACGCCCGACAACCTGCCCTTCATTTTGCGAGATATCCGGGTCAGGAAGGCCAAGAGGGGCCTGCCGGACGTGGACCACCGTCGGGCGTCCCCCGCCGTGCCGGACCGCCTGGGCGGCGAGCCGCGTCCCAGCAAGGTCATAGACTACGGACACTCCAGCAAGTTCGGCTACCCCGACGAGAGCCAGGACACTTTCAAGCACAAGCAGCTCGCCGCGGAGCCCCCGAAATACGCCCGGGACGTGCCCGTCGCCGTCCCCGTTTTCCCCCCGGCGGACGCCAAGCGGCCCCAGTCCGGACCCGCGGCCAAGAAAGCGCCGGTAGACCAGAGGAAGAATCCGCCCAGCGCGGAGGACAAGGCCGGCAAGAGTGCCTCAGCCAGGGAGTCCCTGCCCGCCCCCGGCCGGCCCACGGCGGGGCCCGCCCTGCCCGCCCACGGCATGCGGGGCAACCTGGTGAACCTCTCCGAGGCCCCCGCCACCGCTCCTCCGAAGCCCTTGTTCGTCGCGACGAAGCCGGCCTGGTCCCCGCAGTTCCCCCCGGGCAACCCCGCGCCGCTGAAGAGGCTGCCCACGCCCACCATGATGAACGATTACTCCGCTGCATCCCCGAGAATCTTTCCCCATACGTGTTCTCTCTGTAACGTAGAATGTGTCCAGATAAAGGTGAGTATTTTGCCTCACAAAGTGTCTGATCAAGTTTATTGGTTTAGATCTTGCTTGTCTTTTCTCATGTTTGTGATTTTCCTGTATGTCTGTTGCTTAATGGTGAGTTTAACCATTATTTCAAGCCCAAGTGCCTTGGGCCAAGATGTCTAATCTAGAATGACAGATGCCCATAGGCGGTGTGATTCATGAGGCTTGGTTAATTAGGTGGTGTCTGTGGGGAATAATGTATGTCTGATAATCCAGCAAATGAAACTAAATAAAACTTTTCCTTCCCACGAAACATTTGCATAATTTATATGAACTTGTATATACACAGCAGTGGCCTTCCCACTTCTGGAATTTAAAAGGCAGAGAAAATACCATGGATTGTGtgccaataaaaaaaattataaggACGTAaagtttttctttaaaaaaaaaaaaaaaaaaagaaaaaaaaaagaatttgtgAAGACAATTTAACAGATCGTCTATACAGCACACAGGAAATGCCTGGCAGTGTCCGTGGTGACCCTCTCCTAAAGTAGGAAGGAGGGGGATCTAGTTAAATAAGGTTACTGTCAGTGAAGAGATGCTGAAGATGTGCAGGACTTGAGGATGAAGAGCAGGATGAAGAGCAAGGTCTCCTGGGACTTTTTTGCAAGTTTGCTTTCTGAGCTTGGACATTCAGCAGATTCATTTAGCAGTGTGCTGAGTTATCATTGTTGCATTGCATTGTCAGACagacacattgttttttttttttttaagtcagcaAACCCCGACAAAACTGCATGGCCAAGTAGAAGTAGGACCCATTACAAGAAGCTGAAGATGGAAGTGGAGATTGGAGATTGCCTCATCgtttttctttgtcattttaaGTTGCAAGACCTTAATCGCAGAGTTTTGTGAAGAttgtacagtttaaaaaaaaaaatgcattaataacCTCAATTAATTTAAGCTATATCTGGTAATGCCATTTTTTGCATTATccaaattttttaaatgttttaattttaattaatttttgtattttttattttagtacaTTTTTTGAAGTATTCTGTTGGGAGGGAATGGTCCAGCGAGCAATATGCAGAAAGGAGAATTTAGTCACATGGCTGCACTGGACTGATTTCAGTACCTTTTTGTCCCATTTGCCCTGATATTAAAGCCActaccccactccccctcccccccaaaggggggaaaaaaacgaacaaaccaaaacaaaataacagcCCTTAATTACTGACCCGAACAAAATAACCGCCCATTTCTGTCAATGTCACTGTTTTCTACAGTGGTCTGGTAGgcacgacttctgtgtggcagTTACATTTTTTAGACCGAATAGGAATTGCATACAATTTATCTGTTGACTGGGTAGACTAGTTGGTGATTAAGGGACTTCAGTTAACTCATTGAAGGGTTTTGGATGCCTTTTAATAGTCATTGAATTCACGTTTAGTAAGCGTTCAGTTCTGTGGACGCAGGCGAACCTGAGGTTCTTATTGCTTTGTGCGTTGTTCCGAGGTTGAGGCGAGTGATTGCGTTGAGTAACGACACACGTCTGcgctctgtgtgtttttgtttttttttgggtcgGCAGGACTGGATCGAGCACCAGAACACCAGCATTCACATCGAGAGCTGTCGTCGCCTGCGGAAACAGTGAGTTTACTGGGGAAGCTTACGGGTGTGGGGTGGAAGGGCCGTGAAAATGTTTTGGATGAATTAATTTCTGTTTGATGGTTGGGCCTTTATTATTATAAccctttttgttctttttgtttcGCCAAGATATCCTGACTGGAACGTGGAGACTATTGCAGTTTCCAGGTGAGCgttgtttgcatgtgtgagggttgggtgtgtgtgtgtggtgtcgaTCTTTGCGTTCGTTAATAATTTTGTTGTATGAATTTAACTATGACAAATAAAGGCGATTCAATTCAACGTTCGATcgctcttattattattattattattgttattattattcttcagGACCGAGAGGAAGCCGCCCCAGGACCGGCGTAGCCCGAAGCGGCGAACGCGTTCTCCGTCCAGGTCCCTGTCGTGGTCGCGGTCGCCCAGCCCCTGGCACTACCATGGCCGCTCGGGGTCACGCGGCCGGCGGCCTCGGTCCCGGAGCCCGCGGCGGTACCGGCggtcccgctcccgctcccgctcccgctcgcCCCGGCGTgccgcccgcccccccgccccgctgccGTCCCGCCGCCGGTCCCgctccccgcccgcccgccggacacgctcccgctcccgctcccgctcccacAGCTACACCCGGCGCTCCCCGCCCCGCGCCGCCCGCCGCCCCAGCCCCCGCCGGCCCAGCCCCCGCCGCCCCAGCCCCCGCCGGCCCAGCCCCCGCCGGCAGCAGCGCTCCTCTAGCAGCGAGAGGCTCGCCAAGAAGCTGATCCAGTCCTCAGGTACCCGCCCTGACCGCGTGacacgttacgttacgttacgttacgttacattacgttgcattacattatgttacattacgttGCGTTACattgttacgttacattacgttgcGTTACATTACGTTGCGTTACATTACGTTGCGTTACATTACGTTGCGTTACATTACGTTGCGTTACATTACGTTGCGTTACATTACGTTGCGTTACATAacgttacattgcattacattacattacgttacattacgttatgttacattgcattacattacgttacattacgttatgttacattgcattacgTTGCGTTACATTGttgcattacgttacattacattacgttacattacattacgttgcGTTAATCGCATTCGgcacacgctcttatccagatcgacgttcagttgattagactaagctcctctggagcaatacagggttaagggccttgctcaagggcccaacggctgtgcggatcttattgtggctacaccggggatcgaaccaccgaccttgcgggtcccagtcatgtaccttacccactacgcAACACAGGCCATCTGCACCGCCGCGAGAGTCCCCACTGTGCcactgtgacctgtgtgtgtgtgtttctctctctgtgtgtgtgtaggactgtCTGTGACTCAGAACACCACCCTGGAGGCCATGATGGAGTCCCTGGCTCCCGCGCTCATGGCTGAGCTGGCCAAGAAGAAGAGCggctcctcctctgcctccaccAAGACCGTGCCTGGAAAAACAGCCCCCTTAAAGTCCAGCTCCTCCAAGGTGTGTCCCACCTTTACAGACTGCATCACTCCTGTAACTTCTGGGGACAGATGTGTCAACGGAATTTGTTTAATTGTTGCAGTTACATGTGGGTAGTAAGTGTTACGTTAGTAAATTAACACTTTAGTACTTTTTTTTCAGTAGAATCCGTTCTTACTCTTACTCAAGTAGTTTTTTTGGATGACTACTTTTACTCTTGCTTGAGTAATTTCTTATTTGAAAGTCACAGTGCTCTTAATTTGAGTACAGTGTTGGCTACTCTTCCCTCATCTTGCAGTTACAAAGTACTGATTTGTTTagttctgtgttttttataGTTTTCATCAGGACGGTAAAGGTTTTAAAAGGTGAATTCATCACGCCGCGTGGTCtgattctctccctctgtctctctctgtccttggCGTCTCGTTTTCTTCTCTTGTCCGACTGCCCGGACTGATGTCAGAATCTGAAAGGGAAGAAGGGGACCCCGGCTGCCTCCCGTCTCCTGCGGCTGAAAGGCGTGCCCTTTGCCACCTCCCACCAGGAGCTGGTGGAGGCCCTGGAGCCCTACGGGGTGGTCAGCAGCGCCACTCTGTTCAAGAAAATCGGAGAGGTAAGGGGCGGGAATGCTCCAGAACGCCTGACGTTGCAGTCCCCAAATTTAGTTTAAACGGTATGGTGTGGGTAATTAATGTCAGTCCTCTATCACATTGCTCTCTGCCGCGTGCTAAATGTAGATTTCCATTTCCTTTCTTGGGTGGTTTGTCCATATTGCACCCGAATTAAATgcataacaaaacaaataagcTGCAGTTATAATGTGGTtagtttgtattattttttcattcaggggtggtctgtagtgtagtggttaaggtaaatgactgggacacgcaaggttggtggttctaatcccggtgtagccacaaaaagatccgcacagccgttgggcccttgagcaaggcccttaaccctgcattgctccaggggaggattgtctcctgcttagtctaattaactgtacgtcgctctggataagagcgtctgccaaatgcctgtaatgtaatgtttctgttgcACACGTCTTAAAGGCCTGTTGCTCTGTGCGTCGTCTAGGCGACGGTGTACATGGAGACGGAGGAGGACGCCAAAGCCCTGGCCACCTGCAGGAGCCTGGTGATACGGGGCAGAAGCATCACCGTCTGCATGGACAAAGTATGTCTGAAATGTCCGCCACCCCCTGTGccgtttctgcagtgtttttCGCGGTGATCCCGTCGTTCTGATTCCTCTGTTGTGCCTCTTGTATGTGTTTTCAGGACACGACGAGAGATCACAAGGCGAAGTCTGTCGTAGCTAAAAGGTATGTCCGCGCTTCTCAGCCCTTTGAGGTCAAAAGACTACAACAGCCATGATCCTGCGCTGCTGTCCTGGTTGTTCTTTTGGAGCATTCCTGTTTGACCCGTTTCCTCTCTCTCGCGTCGTCACAGGAAGGAGGCGCCTTCAGCCAAGCAGCCCGCGGGCACGAAGGCGAAGGTGCCTGCCAAGAAAACAGGTGAAAGCTTGCTTACCCCTCCTCTCCCGAAAATTATCATTCTTAAATAACACTGTGCCATCATGCACAGAAGCACGGCTGAAAATGTGTTAATTAAtcgtttttaatttaaaaaatgtgtctcAACtaagttttctttcttttctttttgtcttcCTCTTTCCCCACAGATGGCAACCCGACTCTGAAGAAGCTAGTAAAGAAGGtatgttgtatttttaattgttcAGGTGAATGCCTCAAAGATTGGAGCTGGGTTGTCCTCTGATGTACGCATGATGCCTGTGCGGGGGTCGTGCTTTACCAATGCTGTACTTTTTGCACCCAGGATTTGTCCAAGATATGTGTCGTCCAGATCGGGGGTCTGCCAGAGAGTGGCTATGCCGTGGAGGACCTGAAAATGCTGGCCGACCCCTTCGGCTTCACCTCTGGCCCCGTCGTCGCCTTCCAGCAGAAAATGGTACGGTAGCTGGGGTCGTCATGGCCTACTGGGCCTTCAAAGTCTCATCACGTACGTTACAATGAGGGATTtgtgcattacattgcattacaaggcatttagcagaggctcttatccagagcgacgtacaacgaagtgcagatcgaacacgggaacaagtgtgaagaggaccctagggtacagtacggttccgagtcctagcgtgaccatacagatacaatttgaaccctttacatatacatcaacttaccaactagcgtaccacggttggcagctagaataccccgagtacaacaactCCATCGCTTGGACAGTGTGACAGTCTCAAACTAGTGATGGAAGAGTGTGGTTTTGTGGAACTTCACAATGGGTAGAACTTTCCCAtaacttacattacattgcagttatgtAGCTgacgctttaatccaaagcgacttactgttTATACAaataaacaggggacaatccccccctggagcgatgtgggttcaagggcccaacaactgtgctgATCTTATGCCTACTcccaggatttgaaccaccgaccttgcacgtcacagtcatgtacctcaaccactaggctacaggcagacTTGTATAAATCGTTTTGGCCCACCTTACAGTATGGTTAGTTCAAATTGGTGATTTCCCCTGTTGCGTACACCCTCTCTAGTTAACATTCAGGAACGTTTATTTCACTGCCTCAGACTAATAGAGACATTGTGGGAAATGAAGTGTGTTGGGCTCTGACCTCTTCTCAAACCTAAACCATCCTTGTTGCCATTTCTCAGGCGTTAGTGGAGATGCCAGACCAGGACTCTGCGAACGCCATGTTGCAGGCCTACAAAGAGAGCCCCGCCAAAATCCAGGACGACCAGCTGAGCTTTGAGCAGATGACCCGGCCCGTAGATTTACGCAGTCCGGTGAGGAACCAGCACCCAGCCTGTTTGGCCAATTTGTGATAAACTActgattccttttttttgctaTCCCAGGGGAGATTAGAATGGCAGTTGCATCTCATGAACTTGAAATAGTTTTCCCGATTCACAGTTCATTTTTATAATTGGTTATTAacagtcttgttttttttttttttttgttcctttttttaggAGTCGTTGTTCAGAGCATTCATGGGAATTGACAAGGCCACGGTgagttttatttaaatgaaaaaacacttttaattttttttaaatgtctattTTCATAGCAGACTTCTAGCAAACTATCCAAGCTTATCCAATCTTTCCACTTAATTCAAATGCCACCGCTACAAGTTTCTCACCACCACTGCCGGCAAGAGCATACACTTATCCAATTTCTCATCAATAATCTGGACGTCACCATTATTGTGAGCTGCCCTGCTCTTGACAGGCAAGATttgtgcccccctccctcccacccctcaGTATTCACTATGCTAATTCTGTCTTGTAGTAGCTTTTTTCCCTCCACTAGCATCACAGTAGCCTATGGTTGAATTCAGTGGATTTGGAAAATTGTAGAATGTCTAAGTGaatgtgaagtcttctgcaaaGTACTTCTGATGGCTCGCTAAGTTATCCGTCTCATGATCAACATTGTCGGCAAGTGGTAGGCAGCTAGTCTCTCCCGATAGGAGGGGTCTGGTAGCCCTACCCCGTACCACCGAATTATGTCCCGCAGGTACGTAGTACCAGGAAGAACCCTCCCATTTGTCAGGCATAGAAAAGGTTTAATGCAAAGCGTATTGGCTCTTGTTATGGTTGGTGTTGTATTAAatgtggtaaatggttggcatttatatagcgcctttatccaaagcggtgtacaattgatgcttctcattcacccattcatacacacacttgggCAGTACTTGTTGGTGGCCACTGTGTGGCAGCGATTAGCTTCTGAATGGCGATTTCAGACTCGGAAAGGAGAGGTTTTGTGGAAAGTTATCTTCCGTGTGGGTGTAGGATGGCTGCATTAATTTTGCTTTTGCTCGATGAAAAGGATTACGCTCTGAGcttaaattaatgtattgttTTGTCTAGCTTATACCGCCAGTCGATACATAATTATAGATACTATGCCAGGGTACAGAATGGGTATGGCAAATACGGTTCCCTCTGCCTGtgcttttaaattttttattatttttatttagttatattattttattatagacAGAGAAGGGAAGAGTGCAGAAACCGTCATGGTGGGAGTCGACCCCCTGTCTGTGCGCAAGGAATCTTATTTAGCTTCGACCCCACAGGCTGGACCACGCGTCTTGCCACTTTTGCCCTTTAACGGCCAGGTTGCTCCTTCCTTGAGATCGCCCAGAGGTGAACCAGGTTCTGATTCTGCCTGTCCGACCCACAGGAAGCTCCAAACCTCGCGGACCGCCTCCTTATCGTCAGCAACGTTCCCGCGGGGCCAAGCCCAGCGACAGAGGTCCAAGAGCTGATCAAGCGCTTTGGGAGCTTCAAGCAGGTCCTGGTACTAAATCACAGGGTGAGTGGGCACGGCTGTCTCTGGCAGGGATACCTGGTTGACTGGCTGCGTAGGTAGTATCGCAGTTGGGTAATTACTAGAGGGGGCAAGCGCACTACCTGATTGGGGGGGTTAGAATCTGCACACCCTATACCATCAgtcatattattaatattttacaaaaaattaTTTCCAACCTCATCAGATCATTTTGGAAATGGATACTCCAGCCATTGCCAAGGCGGTCTACAGTCGTTTCCAGAAGTTTCCCTGCATCGTCCAGAACAACCCCCTCTCCTTTTCTGTCCTCAAGAAGCCTGTGAAAGCCTCGGAGGAGGCAAGTTGCCACAGTCCCCTTTACTCAAGTCTAAATTCAGTCAATTCTGCTGCTGAAAATTGTAATGATGTTCCAGTGAAGATGGCTTCATTGAAGGCTGGCTGATAATGTTTGCACATTAAGTTAATGTACTGTTTTTGGTCTTGCAGGTCAAGAAGAAACCTGAAGTTAAAGGGTAAGGTGTCTTGTTTAAAGTAATTCTTCTGAATACACATTGCACATTGTAATTCCAGGTCACCGAACGTCCTTTCTCGACTGCCTTTCTTTGCAGCGCCAGACAGGCCGCCAAGTCCGTCTCCGCAGCTAAGAAGGCCTCAGCGGCCTCTAAAACCATGGCCGCCGGCTCCAAAGGCGCACCCACTGTCCCCAAAACCACAGCTGCTGCAGGCAAAGCCAAAGCGTCCAAGGCTCCCGCGAACACGACCGCCCCTGCGGCCAGTAAGGCCGAGAAGCCTGCTACAACCAGCGGTACCGTCGCGCCCAAAACTGAAGAACCAGTTCCcgcagcgccccctggtgtcACCCCCGCCACCGTAGCTGCTAATGAACCCTCCGCCGAACCCAT is a window from the Conger conger chromosome 8, fConCon1.1, whole genome shotgun sequence genome containing:
- the znf638 gene encoding zinc finger protein 638 isoform X2; translated protein: MLTGHNNVTTEQGVASTCTSTTANATTSTAADTTNRLALFSESCVPVANSLNFGNFGNPLLFGPASLRLAQIKTQLALHQLGAVAPGNSGVPALSLLNLLKVTMSHPLYNPRGVPFSAQRPVVSGQYGVNTQSVLDMAGARLGPAAGLMPLMSQPMGYPLAQRPPPALPQDMESTIDMHIRGAREEVRLLNQMMHHQKMVDPRLRKEPREEALSQGPGFPPPRVPGIQDEQSTMDWSNYQNPNKLFAPQVMAQPSPPAQLFPPSGFGTPSGGGRRSAESQPPPASVPAERRQSRYTSESASSILASFGLSNEDLELLSHYPDEQLTPDNLPFILRDIRVRKAKRGLPDVDHRRASPAVPDRLGGEPRPSKVIDYGHSSKFGYPDESQDTFKHKQLAAEPPKYARDVPVAVPVFPPADAKRPQSGPAAKKAPVDQRKNPPSAEDKAGKSASARESLPAPGRPTAGPALPAHGMRGNLVNLSEAPATAPPKPLFVATKPAWSPQFPPGNPAPLKRLPTPTMMNDYSAASPRIFPHTCSLCNVECVQIKDWIEHQNTSIHIESCRRLRKQYPDWNVETIAVSRTERKPPQDRRSPKRRTRSPSRSLSWSRSPSPWHYHGRSGSRGRRPRSRSPRRYRRSRSRSRSRSPRRAARPPAPLPSRRRSRSPPARRTRSRSRSRSHSYTRRSPPRAARRPSPRRPSPRRPSPRRPSPRRQQRSSSSERLAKKLIQSSGLSVTQNTTLEAMMESLAPALMAELAKKKSGSSSASTKTVPGKTAPLKSSSSKNLKGKKGTPAASRLLRLKGVPFATSHQELVEALEPYGVVSSATLFKKIGEATVYMETEEDAKALATCRSLVIRGRSITVCMDKDTTRDHKAKSVVAKRKEAPSAKQPAGTKAKVPAKKTDGNPTLKKLVKKDLSKICVVQIGGLPESGYAVEDLKMLADPFGFTSGPVVAFQQKMALVEMPDQDSANAMLQAYKESPAKIQDDQLSFEQMTRPVDLRSPESLFRAFMGIDKATEAPNLADRLLIVSNVPAGPSPATEVQELIKRFGSFKQVLVLNHRIILEMDTPAIAKAVYSRFQKFPCIVQNNPLSFSVLKKPVKASEEVKKKPEVKGARQAAKSVSAAKKASAASKTMAAGSKGAPTVPKTTAAAGKAKASKAPANTTAPAASKAEKPATTSGTVAPKTEEPVPAAPPGVTPATVAANEPSAEPIGPPPEGPVASAESQKAETTGDQKSQIDVPNGDQGTAEASPLEAKEDRGVSQEALPSNTAPAPPQGEVANSAAVEGKDLTATEEEVDDSKQDCKPAAAAKPESAAAAAPAVKAPPAKGPVPPAAGPDQNQKPVDFPPVTPEILRALEAAVHECRMRSSLRRTEEAAKAAPSPPAEKPRARPQSDDELPPVTHRGTSSGSSTGSRRSRHDGSPVPRRGKERDAPADKHKNSSRTSKSSGSSKAAGCKKSEEDAVDFTADTFPFDLDEFVTVDEVGDEAEGSSQEEPLQHSTPVPESPRTRKRTREGTKGASASPPAKTQKKPSPPAQKSQKKPAPPSAKAKQAKKVPSKPASDEEGPRVSAEGAVVEVTKMESETSKTEVQKEGEREEEHKLEVQKMEEKVVEEKVEEQKVEEEKAEPSGPPALESQPGVDMEVSAPESAAKVVETKTVQAASDTTTVEAITTKAMESQPEDRTEEGRPAVEEKDEPTSETTAPSVPASQKSQEPPVEQSPVETGLTDAVPKETVPKETVPKETVPKETVPKETIPKETVPTDTGDQVPAEEKQVKKPEPCVKKSSQGLAAALVTLDEVSEEEEDYPDEEEEEELLMQQNEGLVTVDEVGGDEDPYLQAVKDLQALVTLDEIVEEDDDEPNSEPFPFSLGEETGDTFTPEALLTLDETQGDDEEAGEEDVKVPSPEKSTGSPAIHEALLTLDETQGDDEEMEEGGVEMPSPKKSTGSPSVRTGECLREGSGLAPADSPVVPSAELAELVGSPGFEEGCCGLEELRRMNFVTVDEVGEEEEQPAEEAEPAPSPAGRAGRPKKRRRQTSVVRKSTRGRPSLAVKKEEEEEEKPAVTPSPEAPAEGLFVVRPADAESQDPEPRTVKCEASEDVPDRVSLHSRQDPKSNGDKTLPEDLQESRCTTNPKALIKESTLGREEGLGGKPDAKKHRTQSPLPTDYKMPPFSPNNPIGLEFVVPKTGFFCKLCSLFYGNEDAAKKSHCSSRKHYQNMEKYFQKE
- the znf638 gene encoding zinc finger protein 638 isoform X4, which translates into the protein MLTGHNNVTTEQGVASTCTSTTANATTSTAADTTNRLALFSESCVPVANSLNFGNFGNPLLFGPASLRLAQIKTQLALHQLGAVAPGNSGVPALSLLNLLKVTMSHPLYNPRGVPFSAQRPVVSGQYGVNTQSVLDMAGARLGPAAGLMPLMSQPMGYPLAQRPPPALPQDMESTIDMHIRGAREEVRLLNQMMHHQKMVDPRLRKEPREEALSQGPGFPPPRVPGIQDEQSTMDWSNYQNPNKLFAPQVMAQPSPPAQLFPPSGFGTPSGGGRRSAESQPPPASVPAERRQSRYTSESASSILASFGLSNEDLELLSHYPDEQLTPDNLPFILRDIRVRKAKRGLPDVDHRRASPAVPDRLGGEPRPSKVIDYGHSSKFGYPDESQDTFKHKQLAAEPPKYARDVPVAVPVFPPADAKRPQSGPAAKKAPVDQRKNPPSAEDKAGKSASARESLPAPGRPTAGPALPAHGMRGNLVNLSEAPATAPPKPLFVATKPAWSPQFPPGNPAPLKRLPTPTMMNDYSAASPRIFPHTCSLCNVECVQIKDWIEHQNTSIHIESCRRLRKQYPDWNVETIAVSRTERKPPQDRRSPKRRTRSPSRSLSWSRSPSPWHYHGRSGSRGRRPRSRSPRRYRRSRSRSRSRSPRRAARPPAPLPSRRRSRSPPARRTRSRSRSRSHSYTRRSPPRAARRPSPRRPSPRRPSPRRPSPRRQQRSSSSERLAKKLIQSSGLSVTQNTTLEAMMESLAPALMAELAKKKSGSSSASTKTVPGKTAPLKSSSSKNLKGKKGTPAASRLLRLKGVPFATSHQELVEALEPYGVVSSATLFKKIGEATVYMETEEDAKALATCRSLVIRGRSITVCMDKDTTRDHKAKSVVAKRKEAPSAKQPAGTKAKVPAKKTDGNPTLKKLVKKDLSKICVVQIGGLPESGYAVEDLKMLADPFGFTSGPVVAFQQKMALVEMPDQDSANAMLQAYKESPAKIQDDQLSFEQMTRPVDLRSPESLFRAFMGIDKATEAPNLADRLLIVSNVPAGPSPATEVQELIKRFGSFKQVLVLNHRIILEMDTPAIAKAVYSRFQKFPCIVQNNPLSFSVLKKPVKASEEVKKKPEVKGARQAAKSVSAAKKASAASKTMAAGSKGAPTVPKTTAAAGKAKASKAPANTTAPAASKAEKPATTSGTVAPKTEEPVPAAPPGVTPATVAANEPSAEPIGPPPEGPVASAESQKAETTGDQKSQIDVPNGDQGTAEASPLEAKEDRGVSQEALPSNTAPAPPQGEVANSAAVEGKDLTATEEEVDDSKQDCKPAAAAKPESAAAAAPAVKAPPAKGPVPPAAGPDQNQKPVDFPPVTPEILRALEAAVHECRMRSSLRRTEEAAKAAPSPPAEKPRARPQSDDELPPVTHRGTSSGSSTGSRRSRHDGSPVPRRGKERDAPADKHKNSSRTSKSSGSSKAAGCKKSEEDAVDFTADTFPFDLDEFVTVDEVGDEAEGSSQEEPLQHSTPVPESPRTRKRTREGTKGASASPPAKTQKKPSPPAQKSQKKPAPPSAKAKQAKKVPSKPASDEEGPRVSAEGAVVEVTKMESETSKTEVQKEGEREEEHKLEVQKMEEKVVEEKVEEQKVEEEKAEPSGPPALESQPGVDMEVSAPESAAKVVETKTVQAASDTTTVEAITTKAMESQPEDRTEEGRPAVEEKDEPTSETTAPSVPASQKSQEPPVEQSPVETGLTDAVPKETVPKETVPKETVPKETVPKETIPKETVPTDTGDQVPAEEKQVKKPEPCVKKSSQGLAAALVTLDEVSEEEEDYPDEEEEEELLMQQNEGLVTVDEVGGDEDPYLQAVKDLQALVTLDEIVEEDDDEPNSEPFPFSLGEETGDTFTPEALLTLDETQGDDEEAGEEDVKVPSPEKSTGSPAIHEALLTLDETQGDDEEMEEGGVEMPSPKKSTGSPSVRTGLAPADSPVVPSAELAELVGSPGFEEGCCGLEELRRMNFVTVDEVGEEEEQPAEEAEPAPSPAGRAGRPKKRRRQTSVVRKSTRGRPSLAVKKEEEEEEKPAVTPSPEAPAEGLFVVRPADAESQDPEPRTVKCEASEDVPDRVSLHSRQDPKSNGDKTLPEDLQESRCTTNPKALIKEESTLGREEGLGGKPDAKKHRTQSPLPTDYKMPPFSPNNPIGLEFVVPKTGFFCKLCSLFYGNEDAAKKSHCSSRKHYQNMEKYFQKE